CGCCGTGGGTCGCGGAGCTGCACTGGTAGAGGCGCGCGATCGGCGTGCGGTAGTCGGCGTACCCGGGGGCCGGGCGCAGGTGGAACAGCTGCGACGGCGAGAGCTCCCCGTGGAAGATGTTCCCGCCGACGAGCCCGTACTCGTGCTCCATCTCGTACGGCCCGATGACCTGGCGGTGCAGCACCGAGTCGCGGAAGCCCGGCGCGACCTGGTCCATCGCGTCGACGACCCGGTCCGCGTAGGCGTCGAGGTGCGCAGGCTGGGGCTTGGACGCCCACTCGTGCGGCACCCACTGCGTGAACATCGACACGACGTGCGTGCCGTCGGGACACAGCGTCCGGTCGAACACCGACGGGATGCACACGTCGGCGAACGGCCGTGTCGCGGCCCAGCCGCCGACCGCCTCCTGGAACGCGACCTCGAGGTGCTCGAGCGACGGTGCGAGCACGATCGTCCCGCCGTGCACGTCCGGATCGAAGCCCGGCTTCGCTGCGAACTCGGGGAGCTTCGACACGGCGACGTTGATCTTCACGGTGCCGCTGCGTGACCGCCACCGCTCGATGTCGGTGACGAACTGCTCGGGCAGCGCGTACCGGTCGACGTGCTCGAGGAACGTGATGCGCGGGTGCGTCGCCGCGACGACGACGTCCGCGGGGATCTCCTCGCCCGTGGCGAGCGCGACGCCGACCGCTCGGCGGTTCCGCACGAGGATCCGCGCGACCGGTGCGTCGGTGCGGACGCGCGCGCCGCGCTCCTCGGCGGCGCGCCGGATCGCCCGGGTGACCGCACCCATTCCACCGCGCGCGAAGCCCCACGCGCCGAGCTTGCCGTTCGTCCCGCTCGCCGTCTCGCCGCCGACGTCACCGATCTTGTGATGCGCCATGACGTACGCGGTTCCCGCGGAGCGGGGACCGGCCCACGTGCCGATGATCCCGCTCACGGCCATGAGCCCCTGCATCTGCGGTGACTCGAAGAACCAGTCGAGGACGTCCGCGATGCTCATGGTGAACAGGCGCGTCACGTCCGCGACGCCGCGCACTCCGAGACGCCGCAGCCGCCACGCGAGCTGCGCGGTGTCGCGCACGTCGGGCAGTCGCGCCGAGCCGAGCGTCGGCGGGATCGTCGACAGCAGCGGACCGAGCTCGCGGGCGAGCGCGCCGAGCCACGCGTCCCAGCGGTCGATGGCATCGGCGTCGCGTCGCGAGAACTTCGCGATCTCGGCGTGACGGCGCGCGCGGTCGTCGGGCAGCGCGAGGTACCGCCCGTCCGGGTAGGGCGCGAAGTAGGGGCCTTGCGGGTAGACGTGGTAGCCGTGCCGCTGGAGGTCGAGCTCGCGCACGAGCGAGGGCGGCAGCAGGCTGACGACGTACGACAGCGCGGTGACCTTGAACTCGGGCCCCCACGGCTGCTCGGTGACGGCCGCGCCACCAACCTGGGAGCGCCGTTCGAGGACGGTGACGTCCGCACCCAGCCGGCCCGCAAGGAGCGCCGCGGCGACGAGGCCGTTGTGACCGGCGCCGACCACGACGACACGGAGCTCGTCGCGTGCCATCGGCGGGAGGCTACCGGCCGCGCGCGAGCAGGTCCTTACTCCCGGGTTGCCGCGCCGAGCGCCACGTCTTCGGTGTCGTCGGGAGGAGTACGGGACGGTCGCGCGGTTCGGCGTAGGCGGTCGCGCGTCGTGCCGAAGAGGTGGACGAACGCGATGGCTGCGAAGACGACGACGACGGG
The window above is part of the Acidimicrobiia bacterium genome. Proteins encoded here:
- a CDS encoding NAD(P)/FAD-dependent oxidoreductase is translated as MARDELRVVVVGAGHNGLVAAALLAGRLGADVTVLERRSQVGGAAVTEQPWGPEFKVTALSYVVSLLPPSLVRELDLQRHGYHVYPQGPYFAPYPDGRYLALPDDRARRHAEIAKFSRRDADAIDRWDAWLGALARELGPLLSTIPPTLGSARLPDVRDTAQLAWRLRRLGVRGVADVTRLFTMSIADVLDWFFESPQMQGLMAVSGIIGTWAGPRSAGTAYVMAHHKIGDVGGETASGTNGKLGAWGFARGGMGAVTRAIRRAAEERGARVRTDAPVARILVRNRRAVGVALATGEEIPADVVVAATHPRITFLEHVDRYALPEQFVTDIERWRSRSGTVKINVAVSKLPEFAAKPGFDPDVHGGTIVLAPSLEHLEVAFQEAVGGWAATRPFADVCIPSVFDRTLCPDGTHVVSMFTQWVPHEWASKPQPAHLDAYADRVVDAMDQVAPGFRDSVLHRQVIGPYEMEHEYGLVGGNIFHGELSPSQLFHLRPAPGYADYRTPIARLYQCSSATHGGGGVTGIPGTNVVHQITADLRASRRSGAGR